The DNA sequence TTTTGCCGCCATTAGGAGACTCTATCCATATCATATCACCATCTCTCAACCCATAATCATTTGCTGTTCTGATGTTAACCTCAGCATACATCTCAGGTTGAAGTTCGGCCAGATATTTATTACTCCGTGTTTCAGCACCTCCACCCATATATTCAACTATGCGTCCTGTGGTAAGAATAAAAGGAAATTCTTTATACCAGTCGAGTTTTTGCTCGCTTTTAAACTTTGTAAATACCCGGTAATGATCTGGTTTATCATCGTATGTTGGATATTTTTTAATCAGCTCAGGTTTTGGTGAGTGCAGTGGCTCTCTATGAATCGGCACAGGATCTGGGAAATTCCAAGCATAGCACCTAGCCCTTGCATTGCCGAAAGGTGCCATACCCTTATCAAGGGCATATTTAATTGTTT is a window from the Deferribacterota bacterium genome containing:
- a CDS encoding formate dehydrogenase subunit alpha, translating into PDGKKENLLAAKGVTMPESEADGGYPEFSDVIKGTDWKTDLSQKTIKYALDKGMAPFGNARARCYAWNFPDPVPIHREPLHSPKPELIKKYPTYDDKPDHYRVFTKFKSEQKLDWYKEFPFILTTGRIVEYMGGGAETRSNKYLAELQPEMYAEVNIRTANDYGLRDGDMIWIESPNGGKIKVKAKISDRVNPATIFLPFHFGGFFMGDSWANKYPEGTKPYALGEAANVATNYGYDIITQMQETKTGLCKIIKA